A portion of the Streptomyces erythrochromogenes genome contains these proteins:
- a CDS encoding VOC family protein, protein MAAFVEGAPCWVDASLPDVEAGKRFYGELFGWTFADSAGAEYGHYTQAYSRGRNVAALAPKPDGRMPTVWGVYLYTNDAYACAQRIRAAGGQMVMDPMPVGPYGTAAMAADPGGAVFGLWQPGTHHGFEAQQEPFTYCWSEVYTRARDAVDVFYAKVFGYVPQDQDDAGVEYRIWSPPGKAPGTDTAVLGRSLITDAFPEIMPAHFLVYFAVPDCDRSVATAKRLGGRVTADPFDTPYGRIAVVADNQGAVFGLLSEPRAGADA, encoded by the coding sequence ATGGCCGCATTCGTGGAAGGCGCACCCTGCTGGGTGGACGCCTCGCTTCCGGACGTCGAGGCGGGCAAGCGGTTCTACGGCGAGCTCTTCGGGTGGACCTTCGCGGACAGCGCGGGCGCCGAGTACGGCCACTACACGCAGGCCTACAGCCGGGGTCGCAACGTCGCCGCCCTCGCCCCCAAGCCCGACGGCCGGATGCCCACGGTCTGGGGCGTCTACCTCTACACCAACGACGCCTACGCCTGCGCCCAGCGCATCCGCGCCGCAGGCGGCCAGATGGTGATGGACCCGATGCCGGTCGGCCCGTACGGCACGGCCGCGATGGCCGCCGACCCCGGCGGGGCCGTCTTCGGGCTGTGGCAGCCCGGCACCCACCACGGCTTCGAGGCCCAGCAGGAGCCCTTCACGTACTGCTGGAGCGAGGTCTACACACGGGCCCGCGACGCCGTGGACGTCTTCTACGCGAAGGTCTTCGGCTACGTCCCGCAGGACCAGGACGACGCCGGCGTCGAGTACCGCATCTGGTCCCCGCCCGGCAAGGCGCCCGGCACGGACACCGCCGTCCTGGGGCGCAGCCTGATCACCGACGCCTTCCCGGAGATCATGCCGGCGCACTTCCTCGTCTACTTCGCCGTCCCGGACTGCGACCGGTCGGTGGCGACGGCGAAGCGGCTCGGCGGGCGGGTCACCGCGGACCCCTTCGACACCCCCTACGGGCGGATCGCGGTCGTCGCGGACAATCAGGGGGCGGTCTTCGGGCTCCTCTCGGAACCCCGCGCCGGGGCGGACGCGTAG
- a CDS encoding TetR family transcriptional regulator, whose product MTGQVRTVDGRVAGRRGQATRQKLLDCLSEMLSSSPYRDVKVIDVARKAGTSPATFYQYFPDVEGAVLEIAEQMATEGAQLTSLVEGRTWVGKSGWSAAEELVDGFLEFWRRNDAILRVVDLGAAEGDKRFYKIRMKILNSVTNSLTESVKELQAKGKVDKDVSPAAMAGSLVAMLAAVASHQKGFQTWGVKQAELKPNLALLVHLGITGKKPTK is encoded by the coding sequence ATGACAGGACAAGTACGCACCGTCGACGGGCGTGTCGCCGGCCGGCGCGGCCAGGCGACGCGGCAGAAGCTGCTCGACTGCCTCAGCGAGATGCTCAGCTCCTCGCCGTACCGCGACGTCAAGGTGATCGACGTCGCGCGCAAGGCCGGTACCTCCCCCGCGACCTTCTACCAGTACTTCCCGGACGTCGAGGGCGCCGTCCTGGAGATCGCCGAGCAAATGGCCACCGAGGGCGCGCAGTTGACGTCGCTCGTCGAAGGCCGGACCTGGGTCGGCAAGTCCGGGTGGTCAGCCGCCGAGGAACTCGTCGACGGCTTCCTGGAGTTCTGGCGTCGCAACGACGCCATCCTGCGCGTGGTCGATCTCGGCGCGGCCGAGGGCGACAAGCGGTTCTACAAGATCCGCATGAAGATCCTGAACTCGGTCACCAACTCCCTCACGGAATCGGTGAAGGAGCTCCAGGCCAAGGGCAAGGTCGACAAGGACGTCAGCCCCGCCGCGATGGCCGGCTCCCTGGTCGCGATGCTGGCCGCGGTCGCCTCGCACCAGAAGGGCTTCCAGACCTGGGGCGTCAAGCAGGCCGAGCTCAAGCCGAACCTGGCCCTGCTCGTCCACCTCGGCATCACGGGCAAGAAGCCGACCAAGTAA
- a CDS encoding outer membrane protein assembly factor BamB family protein, whose product MVEQLTQHDPRRIGPFEVLGRLGAGGMGLVYLARSASGRRVAIKTVRTELAEDQLFRVRFTREVEAARAVSGFYTAAVVDADPRAAVPWLATAYVPAPSLEEIVNECGPMPAQAVRWLAAGIAEALQSIHGAGLVHRDLKPSNVLVVEDGPRVIDFGIASGVSNTRLTMTNVAVGTPAYMSPEQAKDSRSVKGASDVFSLGSTLVFAATGHPPYHGANPVETVFMLLREGPNLEGLPEELRPLIESCMQMDASLRPTPADLQAQLAPHLFDGGDDSGTASAWLPARAVAMIEARRAGNRTPAAAVPAPGRDARGGGAGARGPVSEQATHRRPRGAEGWVDPRTGQAVPQRPHHPPRSPVPSGEPVRLGGSPVPIGPGPFATASASAAHTPAVDSATGWVRPPDGSAPAHATGPLSPSVPGPGAAPDSGRWRPWRFRMSNEVWGTPAVAGNLLYVTSFEVHALDVASGRRQFKTRDVAWSMAVADGRIHASDGPSLYALDASDGSERWRLSTDAWVYGLRAERGTVVTATRGGGVQAWEASSGQKLWELTGAQSDFETPEAAPVLHEGTVYVWQDARLRALDARSGRESWSYPIGDAGSCGNVPVRVTPAPDGNVYVAAGTRVLSVDRASGRVRWHFEAPAVFLAPPAFAPGAAVTGGGVYLADYLGTVYALDAATGQDRWRIATESRQSSDPVLVVGGNVHLGAGSALYTLDAVTGTPKWRFAAGGEITGLPAVADGRVHFGSADHCLYTLDAAGGQLRWKLATGGEITGAPVAEAGVVYACSKDRCVYALDAAKGTGTRTSG is encoded by the coding sequence GTGGTGGAGCAGCTGACGCAGCACGACCCGAGACGGATCGGCCCCTTCGAGGTGCTGGGACGGCTCGGCGCCGGCGGCATGGGGCTGGTCTATCTCGCGCGGTCCGCTTCCGGACGGCGGGTCGCGATCAAGACGGTGCGCACCGAGCTCGCCGAGGACCAGCTCTTCCGCGTCCGCTTCACCCGCGAGGTGGAGGCGGCGCGTGCCGTGTCCGGCTTCTACACCGCGGCCGTGGTCGATGCCGACCCGCGGGCCGCCGTGCCGTGGCTGGCCACCGCGTACGTGCCGGCGCCCTCCCTGGAGGAGATCGTCAACGAGTGCGGGCCCATGCCCGCCCAGGCCGTACGGTGGCTCGCCGCCGGCATCGCCGAGGCGCTGCAGTCCATCCACGGCGCCGGGCTGGTGCACCGCGACCTGAAGCCGTCGAACGTGCTCGTGGTCGAGGACGGCCCGCGCGTGATCGACTTCGGTATCGCGAGCGGTGTCTCGAACACCCGCCTGACCATGACGAACGTCGCCGTCGGCACCCCCGCCTACATGTCGCCCGAGCAGGCGAAGGACTCGCGCAGCGTCAAGGGCGCCAGCGATGTCTTCTCGCTCGGCTCCACGCTGGTCTTCGCCGCGACCGGGCACCCGCCGTACCACGGGGCGAACCCGGTCGAGACGGTCTTCATGCTGCTGCGCGAGGGGCCGAACCTGGAGGGGCTCCCGGAGGAGCTGCGGCCGCTGATCGAGTCCTGTATGCAGATGGACGCCTCGCTGCGGCCCACCCCGGCCGACCTGCAGGCGCAGCTGGCCCCGCACCTCTTCGACGGCGGCGACGACAGCGGCACCGCCTCGGCGTGGCTGCCGGCGCGGGCCGTCGCGATGATCGAGGCCCGGCGCGCGGGGAACCGTACGCCCGCCGCGGCCGTGCCCGCGCCCGGCCGCGACGCCCGTGGCGGCGGCGCCGGGGCCCGCGGTCCGGTCTCCGAGCAGGCCACGCACCGCCGCCCGCGGGGAGCCGAGGGCTGGGTGGACCCGCGCACCGGCCAGGCCGTGCCGCAGCGCCCGCACCACCCGCCGCGGTCCCCGGTGCCCTCGGGCGAGCCTGTGCGCCTGGGCGGCTCGCCGGTGCCGATCGGGCCCGGCCCGTTCGCGACGGCCTCGGCGTCGGCGGCGCACACCCCCGCCGTGGACTCGGCGACCGGCTGGGTGCGCCCGCCCGACGGGTCCGCACCGGCGCATGCCACCGGGCCGCTCTCCCCGTCCGTTCCGGGCCCCGGCGCGGCCCCGGACAGCGGCCGCTGGCGTCCGTGGCGCTTCCGCATGTCGAACGAGGTCTGGGGGACCCCGGCCGTCGCGGGCAACCTGCTGTACGTGACCTCCTTCGAGGTCCACGCCCTGGACGTGGCCAGCGGCCGCCGCCAGTTCAAGACCCGCGACGTCGCCTGGTCCATGGCGGTCGCCGACGGCCGGATCCACGCCTCCGACGGGCCCTCCCTCTACGCGCTCGACGCCTCCGACGGCTCCGAGAGGTGGCGGCTGTCCACCGACGCCTGGGTGTACGGGCTGCGCGCCGAGCGCGGCACGGTCGTCACCGCCACGCGCGGCGGCGGCGTACAGGCCTGGGAGGCGTCCAGCGGCCAGAAGCTGTGGGAGCTGACGGGCGCGCAGAGCGACTTCGAGACCCCGGAGGCGGCCCCCGTCCTCCACGAGGGCACGGTGTACGTGTGGCAGGACGCGCGGCTGCGCGCCCTGGACGCCCGCAGCGGCCGCGAGTCCTGGTCGTACCCGATCGGCGACGCCGGATCCTGCGGGAACGTGCCCGTCCGGGTCACGCCCGCCCCCGACGGCAACGTGTACGTCGCGGCCGGCACCCGGGTGCTGTCGGTGGACCGGGCTTCGGGCCGGGTCCGCTGGCACTTCGAGGCCCCCGCGGTCTTCCTGGCCCCGCCGGCCTTCGCGCCGGGCGCGGCCGTCACGGGCGGCGGCGTCTACCTCGCCGACTACCTGGGCACCGTCTACGCCCTGGACGCGGCCACCGGCCAGGACCGCTGGCGGATCGCGACGGAGTCGCGGCAGTCCTCCGACCCGGTGCTGGTGGTGGGCGGCAACGTCCACCTGGGGGCGGGCAGTGCGCTCTACACGCTCGACGCGGTCACCGGCACCCCGAAGTGGCGGTTCGCGGCGGGCGGCGAGATCACGGGCCTGCCGGCGGTCGCTGACGGCCGGGTGCACTTCGGGTCGGCCGACCACTGCCTGTACACGCTGGACGCTGCGGGCGGTCAGCTCCGCTGGAAGCTGGCCACGGGCGGCGAGATCACGGGCGCCCCGGTCGCGGAGGCGGGCGTGGTGTACGCGTGCAGCAAGGACCGCTGCGTGTACGCCCTGGACGCGGCGAAGGGCACGGGCACCCGTACGAGCGGGTGA
- a CDS encoding nitroreductase family deazaflavin-dependent oxidoreductase: MARVAPGVKLMQKVSSTMLFAKIAPHFIPAMDKAVHKLTRGKVILSAQMLPGVILTAKGARTGEPRTTPLACMPEDGGTSWILIGSNFGRPGHPAWTGNLLKHPDADVSWQGKDIAVRARLLAGEERAAAWQAVLGFWPPYATYQARIEREIRLFRLERR; this comes from the coding sequence ATGGCTCGCGTGGCTCCCGGCGTCAAGCTGATGCAGAAGGTCTCCTCGACCATGCTGTTCGCCAAGATCGCACCGCACTTCATCCCCGCCATGGACAAGGCGGTGCACAAGCTCACCCGCGGCAAGGTCATCCTGAGCGCGCAGATGCTGCCGGGCGTGATCCTCACCGCCAAGGGCGCCCGGACCGGCGAACCGCGCACCACGCCGCTGGCGTGCATGCCGGAGGACGGCGGGACGAGCTGGATCCTGATCGGGTCCAACTTCGGCCGCCCCGGGCACCCGGCATGGACCGGGAACCTCCTCAAGCACCCGGACGCGGACGTGAGTTGGCAAGGCAAGGACATAGCCGTACGGGCCCGGCTGCTGGCGGGTGAGGAGCGCGCGGCGGCGTGGCAGGCGGTGTTGGGGTTCTGGCCGCCGTACGCGACGTACCAGGCGCGCATCGAGCGTGAGATCCGGCTGTTCCGCCTGGAGCGTCGCTGA